A genome region from Aphelocoma coerulescens isolate FSJ_1873_10779 unplaced genomic scaffold, UR_Acoe_1.0 HiC_scaffold_168, whole genome shotgun sequence includes the following:
- the LOC138100924 gene encoding zinc finger CCCH domain-containing protein 10-like produces the protein MPDRDGRDGYANGGSGDEAGAGADDICRDFLRNVCKRGKRCRFRHPDISEVTNLGVRKNEFIFCHDFQNKECVRLNCRFIHGTKEDEDCYKKTGELPPRLRQKVAAGLGLSPADLPNSKEEVPICRDFLKGDCQRGAKCKFQHLQRDYEYEARGREQGLGPGGRRYEPYDGLYDPDEPVLKRRRAEGLYESYEYGFASPRAVEYRLLEEENVLLRKRVEDLKKQVNNLLATNEVLLEQNAQFRNQAKVMTLSSTATATEQTLAPTVGTVTNYNHSIAQTHTTLSSQALQPRPVTQQDLVAPAGAQAAPPANAAPPMNPEIAPLSAALAQTIAQGMAPPPVSMAPVAVSVAPVAVSMAQPLGGITMSHATTPMVTYPIASQSMRITAMPH, from the coding sequence ATGCCCGACCGCGACGGCCGCGACGGCTACGCCAACGGGGGCAGCGGCGACGAGGCGGGCGCGGGCGCCGACGACATCTGCCGCGACTTCCTGCGCAACGTCTGCAAGCGGGGCAAGCGCTGCCGCTTCCGCCACCCCGACATCTCCGAGGTCACCAACCTGGGCGTGCGCAAGAACGAGTTCATCTTCTGCCACGACTTCCAGAACAAGGAGTGCGTGCGCCTCAACTGCCGCTTCATCCACGGCaccaaggaggacgaggactgCTACAAGAAGACCGGCGAGCTGCCGCCGCGCTTGCGCCAGAAAGTGGCCGCCGGGCTGGGGCTGTCGCCCGCCGACCTCCCCAACAGCAAGGAGGAGGTGCCGATCTGCCGAGATTTCCTCAAGGGGGACTGCCAGCGCGGGGCCAAGTGCAAGTTCCAGCACCTGCAGCGGGACTACGAGTACGAGGCGCGGGGCCGCGAGCAGGGGCTGGGCCCCGGCGGGCGCCGCTACGAGCCCTACGACGGCCTCTACGACCCCGACGAGCCGGTGCtgaagcggcggcgggcggaggGGCTCTACGAGAGCTACGAGTACGGCTTCGCCAGCCCGCGGGCCGTGGAGTACcggctgctggaggaggagaacgTGCTGCTGCGGAAGCGCGTGGAGGACCTCAAGAAGCAGGTGAACAACCTGCTGGCCACCAAcgaggtgctgctggagcagaacGCGCAGTTCCGCAACCAGGCCAAGGTGATGACGCTCAGCTCCACGGCCACGGCCACCGAGCAGACTCTGGCGCCCACGGTGGGGACGGTCACCAACTACAACCACAGCATCGCGCAGACGCACACCACGCTCAGCAGCCAGGCCCTGCAGCCCCGCCCCGTCACCCAGCAGGATTTGGTGGCCCCGGCCGGCGCCCAGGCCGCCCCTCCGGCCAACGCCGCGCCCCCCATGAACCCCGAGATCGCGCCGCTGTCGGCGGCCCTGGCGCAGACCATCGCCCAGGGCATGGCCCCCCCGCCCGTGTCCATGGCGCCGGTGGCCGTGTCGGTGGCGCCGGTGGCCGTGTCCATGGCGCAGCCGCTCGGCGGCATCACCATGAGCCACGCCACCACGCCCATGGTCACCTACCCCATCGCCTCGCAGAGCATGCGGATAACGGCCATGCCGCACTGA